Proteins co-encoded in one Brassica oleracea var. oleracea cultivar TO1000 chromosome C4, BOL, whole genome shotgun sequence genomic window:
- the LOC106340343 gene encoding glutathione S-transferase F8, chloroplastic, with the protein MGGGIKVHGLPISTATMRVLATLYEKGLDFEIVPVDMKAGAHKQEPLISLNPFGQIPALLDGDLTLFESRAITEYIAEEYSDKGEKLLCQGCKKLKATTKVWLQVEGQQFDPIASKLAFERVFKGMLGMTTDPAAVEDLEAKLVKVLDIYEARLSKSPFLAGDCFTLADLHHLPIIYYLMGTDSKKLFESRPKVNEWIKNITARPAWVKVLHLQKQ; encoded by the exons ATGGGCGGCGGCATCAAAGTACACGGACTTCCAATATCAACGGCCACAATGCGCGTTCTGGCTACTCTTTACGAGAAGGGCCTCGATTTCGAGATAGTCCCCGTCGACATGAAAGCCGGTGCTCACAAGCAGGAGCCTCTCATCTCCCTCAAC CCCTTCGGTCAAATCCCTGCTCTCCTAGACGGTGATCTGACGCTTTTCG AGTCAAGAGCCATCACAGAGTACATAGCGGAGGAGTACAGCGACAAAGGCGAGAAGCTTCTCTGCCAAGGCTGCAAGAAACTCAAGGCCACCACAAAGGTCTGGCTTCAAGTTGAAGGTCAACAGTTTGACCCTATCGCCTCTAAGCTAGCCTTCGAGCGTGTCTTCAAAGGCATGCTTGGCATGACCACTGACCCTGCCGCTGTGGAAGACCTCGAAGCTAAGTTGGTGAAGGTCTTGGATATCTACGAGGCCAGGCTCTCCAAATCACCCTTCTTGGCTGGTGATTGCTTCACTCTGGCTGATCTTCACCACCTCCCAATCATCTATTACTTGATGGGTACCGACTCCAAGAAGCTCTTTGAGTCTCGCCCTAAGGTTAACGAGTGGATCAAGAACATCACTGCCAGGCCTGCTTGGGTTAAGGTTCTTCACCTCCAGAAGCAGTGA
- the LOC106341827 gene encoding universal stress protein A-like protein: MATGEEKPVMVVGIDESEQSTYALEWTLDRFFTPYAPNFPFKLFIVHAKPNAVSAVGLAGPGAAEVLPYVDTDLKHIAARVIEMAKGICQSKSVHGAMFEVFEGDARSILCDVVDKHHASLLVVGSHGYGAIKRAVLGSVSDYCAHHAHCSVMIVKKPKIKH, translated from the exons ATGGCCACCGGAGAGGAGAAACCTGTTATGGTCGTCGGTATCGACGAAAGCGAGCAGAGCACTTACGCCTTGGAGTGGACCCTCGATCGTTTCTTCACTCCCTACGCTCCTAATTTTCCTTTCAAGCTCTTCATCGTCCACGCCAAACCTAACGCCGTCTCTGCCGTTGGTCTTGCTGGTCCCG GAGCTGCGGAGGTTCTGCCTTATGTTGATACCGATTTGAAGCATATTGCTGCCAGGGTTATCGAGATGGCTAAAGGTATCTGTCAGAGCAAATCG GTTCATGGCGCTATGTTCGAAGTTTTTGAAGGTGATGCAAGAAGTATACTGTGCGATGTTGTGGATAAACACCATGCTTCTCTTCTTGTCGTGGGAAGCCATGGTTATGGAGCTATCAAGAG GGCGGTTCTAGGGAGCGTGAGCGACTACTGTGCTCATCATGCTCATTGCTCGGTGATGATCGTGAAGAAGCCTAAGATCAAGCACTGA
- the LOC106341826 gene encoding uncharacterized protein LOC106341826 has protein sequence MAGANDDGDDRNNRRIASQSTDVPGKRGNEDASSLVEVPCSICLELVVDDGTRSMAKLQCGHQFHLDCIGSAFNMKGTMQCPNCRNVEKGQWLFANGSTRLFPEFVMEDWIPEEDLYALSYPEMQYRVHWCPFGELSQAGSFEELEPSATTYHNEFHGHHAVAMNHSYPAYVAPGPASTPRTSNTSNNADDHPWNSHSSDHFHQLSVAPQYHHHSASFSLPGAHVIDGEIDSSAALGISHPHPFLFGYRSNPRTSPAIQGSSSAQMREHLHTQQQQQQQHHVYNNQRQHHVNGPNLASPLVSVTRRGLQPLPMPDQNVGFFIYPPPQPPSTSGGHREPESDQFHPWERDWFPHFPIPSIHRTISSFWHRHF, from the exons ATGGCCGGAGCTAATGATGATGGTGATGATCGTAACAACCGCCGGATTGCTAGCCAATCGACGGATGTCCCTGGAAAACGCGGGAACGAGGATGCTTCGTCTCTTGTTGAAGTCCCGTGCTCGATTTGCCTCGAGCTGGTGGTCGACGACGGTACCAGATCCATGGCTAAGCTCCAATGTGGTCACCAATTCCATTTGG ACTGCATTGGATCGGCTTTCAACATGAAAGGAACCATGCAATGCCCTAACTGTCGTAATGTTGAAAAGGGTCAGTGGCTCTTTGCAAATGGCTCCACTCGGCTGTTTCCTGAGTTTGTCATGGAAGATTGGATCCCTGAAGAAGATTTGTATGCTTTAAGCTATCCCGAAATG CAATATCGGGTCCATTGGTGCCCCTTTGGTGAGCTCTCTCAAGCAGGTTCATTCGA GGAACTGGAACCTTCAGCCACTACAT ATCATAATGAGTTCCATGGGCACCATGCCGTTGCTATGAATCATTCATATCCTGCATACGTTGCACCGGGCCCAGCCTCCACTCCAAGAACTAGCAATACCAGCAACAACGCAGATGACCATCCCTGGAACAGCCACTCCAGTGACCACTTTCACCAGCTCTCTGTTGCTCCCCAGTATCATCATCATTCCGCATCGTTTTCTCTTCCAGGTGCTCATGTGATTGATGGTGAAATCGACTCCTCTGCAGCACTGGGCATATCTCATCCACACCCATTTCTCTTCGGTTACCG GTCTAATCCAAGAACCTCCCCAGCAATCCAAGGAAGCAGCAGCGCCCAAATGCGTGAACACCTTCACACGCAGCAGCAGCAGCAGCAGCAGCATCATGTTTATAATAACCAGAGGCAACATCATGTTAATGGTCCCAATCTCGCATCACCTCTGGTCTCTGTGACAAGAAGGGGACTGCAGCCACTACCCATGCCAGATCAGAACGTTGGATTCTTCATTTATCCACCACCACAACCACCGAGCACATCAGGTGGACACCGTGAACCAGAAAGCGATCAGTTTCATCCTTGGGAGAGAGATTGGTTCCCACATTTCCCTATCCCCTCGATTCACCGCACAATATCCAGCTTCTGGCACAGACACTTCTGA
- the LOC106341828 gene encoding NADH dehydrogenase [ubiquinone] iron-sulfur protein 5-B, whose product MASGWGITGNKGRCYDFWMDFSECMSHCREPKDCSLLREDYLECLHHSKEFQRRNRIYKEEQRKLRAASRKGEQVVDGTHTHH is encoded by the exons ATGGCGTCGGGATGGGGAATAACGGGGAACAAAGGGAGATGCTACGATTTCTGGATGGATTTCAGTGAATGTATGTCTCACTGCAGAGAGCCCAAGGACTGCTCTCTTCTCCGTGAGGATTACCTCGAGTGCCTCCACCATTCCAAAGAG TTTCAAAGAAGAAACAGGATCTACAAGGAGGAGCAACGTAAACTAAGGGCAGCCTCTAGGAAAGGTGAACAAGTTGTGGATGGTACTCATACACATCACTAG
- the LOC106341825 gene encoding zinc finger CCCH domain-containing protein 31 — MAPSSPSLSSSSESFPLPSSNFASLPVAAMKRRIVEKILENRVTLIVGEPGCGKSSQVPQYLLEANMSPILCTQPRRFAVVAVAKMVAKSRNSDLGDEIGYHIGHSKNLSPGSKIVFKTAGVLLDEMLDKGLSALKYKVIILDEVHERSVESDLVLVCVKQFLMKNSDLRVVLMSATADITRYRDYFKELGRGERVEVVAIPSPDQRTIFQRRVFYLEQVAGLLGVSSDLSAYCPGPSPSSADTEIKPDLQNLIHDLILHIHEKEPDIEKSILVFLPTYYSLEQQWYQLEPFRASFEVHILHRSIDTERALAAMKICRFRRKVILATNIAESSVTIPKVAYVIDSCRSLQVFWDASRKRDAVQLVWVSRSQAEQRRGRTGRTCDGEVYRLVPSAFFNKLEEHETPAILQLSLRQQVLHICCTESRAINDANALLGKAMDPPNPEVIDDALSMLLSIQALRKSHRGRYEPTFYGRLVASFPLSFDASILVVKFGEMGMLREGILLGVLMDTQPLPINHPFGDDAQFLEYVDHYFCGESSKTISGGRREMVLMANLCAFQFWQRLFKDKHRLESLKQLLSKEKDKDVKLILPAIEQEWCDFHNISRSSFYHVSEMYEDTLSSLHRFRPQFISSSDSLPTYYDPYEFDHTCCVECQASGDRYQHSEDQPPLETRKCISLPFVPPNAFQANVIAKNMANIIKEIRTQGTTSDNGHGAIEPEAYADNGEAPVCVYFLNGFCNRGDQCPFSHTLQSTRPACRFFTSSQGCRNGESCMFSHAMRRQTTPYYSTPPCLPEEDDSSTSPLLDLFPTSSEGCILVLDDSDMHFTSSIANRYPSWKILSTSSSSETLFCHSSLGDTRIFWGLSHPYETIISKAGEENPIPWNEVTCVLWFLNPDNYGETPEKQKAVVQNFFEYMAIRILGDGLYDIRVVLTMNNIMFSNLQVEKLARDSFFFLGESFPHNSVMFGEFSDTVTIQKPMLVSRPVSYVFDLHPPTDTQFGEYTCGLHNSLHNQ; from the exons ATGGCGCCTTCTTCACCATCCTTGTCTTCGTCTTCGGAATCCTTTCCGTTACCCTCGTCGAACTTCGCCTCGCTTCCTGTTGCGGCGATGAAGAGGAGAATCGTCGAGAAAATCCTCGAGAATCGCGTCACCCTCATCGTCGGCGAACCCGGTTGCG GGAAGAGTTCGCAAGTTCCACAGTACCTTCTGGAAGCAAACATGTCACCCATTCTCTGTACTCAGCCTCGCCGTTTTGCGGTTGTTGCTGTTGCTAAGATGGTTGCTAAATCTCGCAACTCTGATTTAGGCGATGAAATTGGTTACCACATTGGTCACTCCAAGAACCTCTCTCCAGG CTCGAAAATTGTGTTCAAAACTGCTGGAGTTTTGTTGGATGAAATGCTAGACAAGGGCTTGAGCGCACTTAAGTACAAGGTTATCATTCTTGATGAAGTGCATGAAAGATCCGTGGAGTCCGACCTTGTTCTTGTCTGTGTTAAGCAGTTTCTCATGAAGAATAGTGACCTCAG GGTTGTCTTAATGTCTGCAACTGCTGATATAACAAGATACAGAGACTACTTTAAAGAACTCGGCAGGGGTGAACGGGTTGAAGTAGTCGCTATTCCTAGCCCTGATCAGAGAACCATTTTCCAGAGAAGAGTATTCTATCTTGAGCAG GTTGCAGGATTGCTTGGTGTGAGTTCTGATCTTTCAGCTTACTGTCCTGGTCCAAGTCCTTCTTCAGCTGATACTGAAATCAAACCTGATCTGCAGAATCTTATTCATGATCTCATCTTACATATTCATGAAAAGGAACCAGACATTGAGAAGAGTATTTTGGTTTTCCTTCCAACATACTACTCACTTGAGCAGCAGTGGTATCAATTGGAACCATTTCGGGCATCTTTTGAGGTTCACATACTGCACCGAAGCATTGACACCGAACGAGCTCTGGCGGCTATGAAGATATGCAGATTCCGTCGCAAG GTAATATTGGCTACAAATATTGCGGAATCTTCAGTGACAATACCCAAAGTGGCCTATGTCATAGACTCGTGCCGGTCTCTGCAAGTGTTCTGGGATGCATCCAGGAAAAGAGATGCAGTTCAGCTTGTTTGGGTCTCTAGATCTCAG GCCGAGCAGCGTAGAGGGAGGACAGGTCGAACATGTGATGGTGAGGTTTATCGCCTGGTGCCGAGTGCATTCTTCAACAAGCTTGAAGAGCATGAGACCCCAGCTATACTTCAGCTGTCATTGAGACAACAAGTTCTCCACATTTGCTGCACAGAATCCAGAGCCATTAATGATGCAAACG CATTGCTCGGAAAAGCTATGGATCCACCGAACCCAGAAGTCATTGATGATGCTTTGAGTATGCTATTAAGCATACAAGCATTGCGAAAATCTCATAGGGGACGCTACGAGCCAACATTTTATGGAAGGTTGGTTGCCAGCTTTCCATTGTCCTTTGATGCGTCCATTCTCGTCGTCAAGTTCGGCGAAATGGGAATGCTAAGAGAAGGGATTCTATTAGGTGTCTTGATGGATACCCAACCGCTTCCTATCAATCATCCATTTGGAGATGATGCACAG TTTTTGGAGTATGTTGACCACTATTTTTGTGGAGAGAGCAGCAAGACCATTTCTGGTGGCCGGAGGGAGATGGTACTCATGGCGAACCTATGTGCGTTTCAGTTTTGGCAGCGTCTCTTTAAG GATAAGCATCGTCTTGAAAGCTTAAAACAACTATTGTCGAAGGAGAAAGACAAAGATGTCAAGTTGATACTTCCTGCGATTGAACAAGAGTGGTGTGATTTCCACAATATTTCCCGGTCATCGTTCTATCATGTGTCTGAGATGT ATGAAGATACACTAAGCTCACTTCATCGTTTCAGACCTCAATTCATTAGCTCTTCTGATTCTCTACCAACCTATTACGATCCATATGAATTTGATCACACATGCTGTGTTGAGTGCCAAGCCTCTGGGGATAGATATCAACACTCTGAGGATCAACCTCCCCTTGAAACAAGAAAATGTATATCGCTGCCGTTTGTTCCTCCTAACGCATTCCAAGCTAATGTCATCGCAAAAAACATGGCCAATATTATCAAAGAG ATAAGAACGCAGGGCACAACATCTGATAATGGCCATGGAGCAATCGAACCTGAGGCTTACGCTGACAATGGAGAGGCCCCAGTCTGCGTATATTTTCTTAATGGATTTTGCAATCGAGGTGACCAATGCCCGTTCTCTCATACTCTTCAGTCAACAAGACCAGCCTGCAGATTCTTCACGTCATCGCAG GGATGTCGGAACGGAGAATCTTGTATGTTTTCACATGCCATGCGAAGACAGACAACACCATACTATTCTACTCCCCCATGCCTTCCAGAAGAAGATGACTCGTCCACATCGCCACTCCTGGATTTATTTCCAACTTCTTCTGAGGGATGCATTCTTGTACTCGATGACTCTGACATGCATTTCACTTCAAGTATAGCCAACCGTTATCCGTCCTGGAAAATACTCTCCACGTCATCTTCTTCAGAGACGCTTTTCTGTCATTCTTCACTTGGGGACACAAGAATCTTCTGGGGTCTCAGTCATCCTTACGAAACCATCATCTCAAAAGCAGGAGAGGAGAACCCAATCCCATGGAATGAAGTGACATGCGTGCTGTGGTTCCTTAACCCAGACAACTATGGCGAAACTCCTGAGAAACAGAAAGCAGTTGTGCAGAATTTCTTCGAGTACATGGCAATCAGAATACTCGGCGATGGTCTTTACGATATCCGAGTAGTTCTGACTATGAACAACATCATGTTCTCAAACTTACAG GTTGAGAAGCTAGCCAGAGACAGCTTCTTCTTCCTTGGAGAGTCTTTCCCGCACAATTCAGTGATGTTCGGTGAATTCTCTGACACAGTCACTATCCAGAAGCCTATGCTAGTGTCTAGACCAGTCTCCTACGTCTTTGATCTCCATCCACCTACTGACACCCAGTTTGGTGAGTACACCTGTGGCCTTCACAACTCTCTTCACAACCAATGA
- the LOC106339419 gene encoding 21 kDa protein — MNSYLIMFTLLSLLLLALSLNPSLASSRNYTDDTNASIVPRYSRYVKDACNVTRYKQLCLRTLWPFTIVAKNNSSKWARAGVAVTITDTKRILRLLLKTRNSSAVGKRERIALSDCRELYVDSLGNLYQSLSVLRKLDADQFQQQMSDLATWLSAALTDEDTCLDGFEETMSKSSTVRMIKRKATRCMHLCSNALALTNKLAYDGL; from the coding sequence ATGAATTCTTATCTGATCATGTTTACTCTCCTCTCTCTTCTCCTTCTGGCGCTTAGCTTAAATCCGTCCCTAGCCTCCAGCCGCAACTACACAGACGATACAAACGCCTCTATTGTACCGCGGTACAGCAGGTACGTTAAAGACGCGTGTAACGTAACCCGATACAAACAACTCTGCCTCCGAACGCTTTGGCCGTTTACAATCGTCGCTAAAAACAACTCGAGCAAGTGGGCCCGAGCTGGCGTCGCCGTGACCATCACCGACACCAAACGGATCCTGAGACTCTTGCTCAAAACGCGGAATTCTTCAGCGGTCGGGAAACGCGAGAGGATCGCGTTGTCGGATTGCCGGGAGCTGTACGTTGACTCCCTCGGCAATCTTTACCAGTCTCTCTCCGTTCTCCGGAAACTTGACGCCGACCAGTTTCAGCAGCAGATGAGCGATCTCGCCACGTGGCTAAGCGCTGCACTCACGGATGAGGACACGTGTCTCGACGGATTTGAGGAGACGATGAGTAAATCATCGACGGTCAGGATGATTAAGAGGAAAGCGACCAGGTGTATGCACTTGTGCAGCAATGCTCTGGCTCTCACCAACAAGCTTGCTTATGACGGCTTGTAA